The region tcaaaagttatacatggacTTTCAACTGTGAGGGGGGTTAGGGCCCCAACCCCtgtgttcaagggtcaactttaCTATGGTCCCACACCTAACAGCTTTAAGATATTTTAGATCTTAGTTTAGGCAAAGAGGCATAATAGAGAAGAAAAGGGGCAGACTGGAAGGAGGTCCCCAGGGATACAGAGTTGGGAAACTATCAAGGAAGTCCCTTCTTAAAACAGGGCAGGGAGTTGGTCAACAGTGAAAGCAAATGGGGGACCTGCTGTGGCCAACTAAAGGGGACAACTACCCCAGGTGGTTACAGATGGTCAGAACCAAAGAGTTACGTTAGCGCTGCAGAGTGAGTTTCAAGGTGACACAGTTATTGTAGGGAAGCAGGTATGGTGTGCTGAGAGAAAACAAGCCTGGTAAAATTTTAGGATTTAAAGAATAAACAGAAGCCACATTAAGACAATTACAGATGTTGAAATGATGGCAGGAACTTATCCTACTCAACCAGGTGAAGGCTACAGGATTTACTTAATTGAGCCCTCCATGTGGACAGAACAACACAAACAAGGAAGCAGGTGGACTTAAAGCCAGCTACTGGAGAGAAAAGGGGAACAACGGAGGTAAATGGAACTCCAGGGTGCTTCCTGTGGCTGTGAGGTGGGAGACGGCAGAGAGCTGTTACTGAGGTAGCACTAGTTCAAAGGCTGAGTTAAGCTGCTGGAAGGCAAGGTTTTGGGGGAGAAGGTACAGGCTTTGGAATATTCAAAAAGAGAAACTTCAGTGTACAAACCTATTGAAAATGACTCTCCTCTAGGCAAAAGGGCAGGGACTCCCTCCCATACTCAGGAGGTATAACATGGGCCTGAGGAATCCGGACCAGGGGCTAGCAGTGGCTATACCCACTGTGGCCCAGGCTAAAGATGCCTTGGGATCCTGTTGATGgagagccctgccctgcctggggaggcgggaggagagTATGCACAAAGCTAGGCTGTGGGTAGGGAGGACAAACTGTATTCAGGAGAAGAGAGGGTGTGAGCTGTCTGAAAACTGAATGCAAGCTCAGACCACACTGCTCTTCCAGTCCTGAGAGAAGCTCCTGATTGCTCAGATACCAACTGGCTGGGCAATACTGCCTAGAGATGGCTCTTTGGGCAGTTTATGTTAAAGAAAAGGTCCAAACATACCTCataaccccctccccaccccaccagctttcatgtatcctgtttcctacagcCCAGGACCTTTTTGTGCTCACCTGGCCTCTCTCCTCCAGTTCTGTCAGCATCACGATAGAGCAGGATTTCCACTCCCAGATCATTCGCCAGAAGTCCTCAATTGTGTGGAGAAGAGGGCCCTGGCTGGCGATGTAGGAGTCCTTCTGCCGGTAGCCCTATACGGGCCATGTCAATGGTAGCAGTGAGGTGGTTTAATCAGGGAGGGGCCAGTGGAGAAGAGGCTACTAGGAAGGGATGGGGCTGCTTGGAGGCAAACCCATTTTAGGCAGAGATCCCTTTTGGCCAAGGACCAAACTCTGTCTGATAAGCTCGTCTTTTTCTATGAGggtgagggaaagagggagaagcaGGCCCTTGTTGGCGATGTTGTCCTTTTGCCGGTAGGAATGGGAAAGATCAGAGGTTTTCAGCCTTTGGCTGTGGTTTGTGTTGTGAACTTTTTCCTCCAGTTATTACCGTGGTATAGCCCCTGCTTCCCCCCATCTTCTGCTCTCTGGGACCTGACAGATCTAGGGTAGGGATCAGTTCTGAACTGATGATTGATTCAAAGATAACTTTCCCAACACCTGGGGGATGAGGGGAATGCAAGGCCCAGATGAATCTCCATGGAGTGTTGGCAGCTCTGGGGACACAGATAGCACTTACGTCAATGAAGGATGCGTTCACGTAGTCTGTGTTCTCCTCACCCCTCTTAACTGGAATGATCACTCTGTTAAACTCATCTGTAGGAAGGAGAGCAGATTGTGGTCCCTCAATATCACttgtcctctccttcctctccttccatctttccccccaaccccaggctcTGGGCAGATATATCCTAGCTGGGCAATAACATGTTTGTTCTCTGACCAGGAGGGAGAATCCCTTTGGCTTTCatgctcttttatttttgaagCCATTAAAGAACTGAGGGCAACGAGAGGCAATACCATAATTCTTGTCTCCAAGCTGATCATTAACTAGTACCTGAGAAGTGGAAAAGGTATCGGGGAAGGGTTGGAGGCGAaggctttgggggtggggagagggctctTACATGGAATGATCTGTAAAACCCGGTTCTTCTTCATGTTGGCTGGAAGGTTTCCAGTCCGCATCTTGTCATTCTGGATTTTGATTGATGTTAATTTCTGAattgggaaggggagggaaaacaTTACTGATCCCAGTAAGTGAACTTCACAAGATTATGCCTGTCACTAAATCTGTGTCTCCAAGCCATTCTGGCTGCATACAGCTCCTCACCATAACCCTAACCTTCATTTCCACCATGTCTTTGTTGGAACACTTTCTTCTGTCTTTAAGCTCGGTCAACAAGTCAAAAAAGTGTTTGGGAAACTGCcttccttccaggctcctgtggaCCCTTCTGGATTCCCTTGGGCTGGAACTTAATGATCATGGAGCAAAGATCTTAGCCTGACAGGAGGtccaccttccctctccctgctGTTCCACCCGAGGCTGTCTTTGAATCTTTAGAAAACCTTATTCAAAGATATACCACTTTCTGactcgggtgaggactaacaagaacaacaaaaaataccatTGCTGCTTTAGCcatgtggctccgtggttggagcgtcatcccttGCAGGTTGgcttcctggtcaggacacatacctaggctgtgggtatgatccccagtcagggtgtgtcctggaggcaactgatggatgtttctctcacatcgatgtttttctctctccctcccccgcttccTTTCTTTAAATTCAATAATCACATCCtcggtgaggataaaaaaaaattaccattgcCTGTTACCCCCAAAACAaaccaagtgattctaatgtgcaggatGGGTTGAGAATGACCAGGGTATGAGCAAAGGGCCAGAGACCCACCTCCTTAACCACTCACATACCTTGTAAGTGCTTTCATCATTTGTTGGTAAATCTACAAGGAGTCAAGCATCCCACATTTCCCACATCACATGAATCCTTCAATCTGAAAAGGTGGTTCAGGCCCAACTCACCTTAAACTCCTCCTCTAATCCATTGTTGCTGGTCCCTGGGATTTTGTTGTAAATTTTCTGCAGATGTGTTTCTAGAGAAGTCACTTCCAGTTCTGTATCTCCATAGAGATAATGCTCCAGAAGGGCTTGGTATATGAAGACGTACTGCATCTGAAACCGGATGGTACCCGAGTTCTGAGTTACACACAACACTATCCCTATGGTGGCAGAGCTACCCCCTCCGACCCCCATTTCCCTCCAGTCCACTTCTCCTTTGATCCTAGCAGGGATAAAACAATTCACTCTAACTGTCCCAATTCAGTGACACAGGGCTTGAAATTTATGAGTCACCCTGGGGTGCTGAGCTTGGGAGAGAGGGTCCTACTCTGGCAACCTTCTGGAGTGAAAGCctggagagaaaaacaaatccaaCTCCTGCCTATTCTGAGAGCAAAGATTTGATAGTCTGAAGGGACTATAAAAATCTGGCGACACACAAAACCTGTGCCAGCCTGCCTCCCAGCACTGTGCCCCATGCCCTAACCACAGAGTTGATCTCAACAGTAAGGATAAGCTGGATATAGCTGAACTGTGTCACAATCCTGCAGGGACTAGCTCTTTCAGCTGCTGCATGCCTGCTTCCCTCAGGACCTGTTCCTTATCCTGTACAAATGAGCCCAGTGCAAATGACACCTGCCTTCCCAATTCCCCTAGGTACAACACCCTCTGTGCTCTATGTCTCTCTTAATACACATTTCACCAGGGCCCTTCATCACACTGTATGATGATCATTCACAATAACCTGGGAGACTGAGTAATCCATGAGGTGGCAGATGTTTTGGTCCTGGCATGCCCCCACCTTGCTTCACCCGCAAATCACTCACATCTGTTTGCACCATCTGGCAGCGCTGTGCCCGGATCCGGCTCACAAAGCCATACACGTCCACCTTCCGCTCTGTATGCATCATGTCCAGCATGGCATCGATGACAACAAAGGTCCCTGTCCGCCCTACACCCGCACTGTAGCCAGAGAGTAGGGGTGTTACAGGCATGGCCTACATGCCTTGTGGTAgcatgtaaggagggggcagcacAGGCCAGGGCTCGCTCTTTAAGCCTCTAAATTCTAATTCTGAATGAGGTAGAGCTGGGActctcagggaatcaacaaaCCCCACTGTACCTTGAACTCCTTACCTCTAGGGTTAGAGAACCTTTACACTTAGAGGGGCCTGAAGGCTCCCAGTGCACAAGGCAGCAATCAACCTAGTTTCCTGGCTTCACAGCAGtggtctccccccacccccacccccaccctgatcttggaGGACTGCCCTTCCCTTTTTCCTCGAGTATCTCTAACCAGCACCAGAGAGGAGTCTCTCTGCTACCCTAGGGACCTAACAGCTCATCTGCGTTATGCCAGCCTCCTCAGCCAGGGCCTGTGCTTTCCCTTGGGAACAGAGTGTGGTATGAGTGGGAAAATGAGGGTCAAGCCACACTGACCTGCAATGGACTACAATGGCCCCTGCATATTGAGGGTTACAGGCCTTCACCTTCTTAAGAAACTTGAGCATACCGATGGGGGTGAAAGGCACCCCAAAGTCTGGCCAGCTGGTAAAGTGGAATTGAGTGATGAGGCGCTGTGGCTTTCTGTTGGTCATGTCGCCCACCTGTGAAGTGAGGAAATCCTGTGTGTTGGCCCTGATACCCTGGGGTAGGTGGGGCAGCCCCAGTGAAGGGAAGGTGAGGCTtaggggccagggccagctgtgGCTGTTAGTGACAATAGGGAAATGAGGGTATACCCAAGAAAGTTTTAACAATGAACAGATAATCATCCCAGGAACCCCACTGGGTAAACTATTACTATTTTTCTCAGTCTACATATATGGAATGTAAAACTCAAGGTAAATGACCTGGTCAAGGTCTCAGAACTAGTAAATGGCAAGGTCAGTACTAAAATGCAGGTCTCCTGACTCTTGGTAAGCTCTCTTTTCATAGCACTACACTTGCCCTCAGCATAAGGTGACCTCTGTTTAAGCCTCCAGGGTCACTCTGGAGGGCCAGGAGCAGGGCTTATCACATCCTTGATGTTAGGAGCcattggaataaaaaagaaaaagcgaGTCAAGTACCCAGAAGATTAACCACCTCCTGATGCAATTGATTCATACTAAGATGATAAAACTCCATCTCAATAATCATGTttctcgccctagccggtttggctcggtggatagagcgttggcctgcggactgaaaggtcccaggttcaattccggtcaagggcacgtaccttggttgcaggcacatccccagtagggggtgtgcaggagacagctgatcgatgtttctctctcatcgatgtttataactctctatctctctcccttcctctctgtaaaaaatcaataaaatatattaaaaaaataataatcatgttTCTCCCAGTCATAAAAATGCTCCTTAGTTTTCACAAAAGAAGTTCCCTGGGAGCCAGATCTCTGGTTTCAGAGTCCAAACACAACACACAATCAGCTTCCTGACCACCCTGAGGAAAAGGGGCAATAACACAACCTATTCTGCCCTCTTAATGGTTAGCAGATCCAAAGCAAGAGCCAAGAAAAGGAGGTAGAAAACAGTACCTGCTGAATGCAGAACTTTCGCACTGTGTAGTCCACCAGGACGGTCACATCTTCTACGGACACACGGATATTCCCATAGGTCCAGCAGCCTTGATCTGGCCAGTACTGGGCACACTTACACTGGAAAGGAACAAACATGCATCCCCTGACCTTAAACCTCCCGCCCTTGGTAGATGGAAAGGGCTGGAAAGAAAAGGACCACAATAGCCAAGACTGAAGTCCTGGGAAAGTCCTATGGCCTGTTTTTTCACCTCAAACAACTACCTACTTATTTGTTTTATCTGCTCTTTTTGCAAGTTCCTCAGTTTTCATCCTGTTTAGCGCAGTCTCTAAACTTACGCACATATACTTCTTGTTTTTTCCCATTCCCATTATTCCATCAGTTCAGGGCAAATTTGTCATACTCCAGAGGCGAGCTTGTCTTATTCCCTGGAATCAGCAACCTATGAGGAGGCCACCAGGGTGGACTGATGCAGGCTGTAAACCTGTCACAAGAGGCCCAAGGTCTTCTCTGGTGTCTGGTCCTTGGACAGCTTTCAAGAGCCAGAGGTTTGGTTGTAAGAAATGAACCTAATGCCCAGACCTAATGCTATCCTTCCCAAGCACCGTGGAGGTGCTGAACAGTACCCCAACACTCGTGTGGGGATCAAGGTGACTCAAGGGCCATCCTGGAGAAAAACTGTCATGATGGGGATTCCTTCCTGGGGATTGATCCAGGACTCAGGACTGGGGCTGGCTGTGACCCAGTGATGGAGCTGGCCAGGTATGGACTTGGCGgtcaaaaataaaatgaccagTCGAAGACTGCCTCAAGGATCAGGCCAGGGCCTCAGATTCCCTTGCACTTGGTGCAGGGTCTCAGTTTCATATAGCTCCCTCTGCCGACCCAGGAGTGACAGGAAACCACAGGAAGGAGGAACTAGAAAGCCAAAGAAAAAAAGCCCCTCTGTGGTGCTTTTTTGGCCAATGGCCCAAGTCTTTCTGTCAGGCTGTTTGGAACCAGGGTGAGTTGTCTGACTACCAGACACAGGGAAcatgccctaggccagtggttggcaaactcattagtcaacagagccaaatatctacagtacaacgactgaaatttcttttgagagccaaattttttaaacttaaactatataggtagtttgcttcttctttgtagccatgtcaaacagggcacctaaaaaaatgtttcattttataataatgaaGCCACCAACATAAAATAATTAcgattcttaaattgatgacaaaaatacctttaggatttgcagctggttggaaaaatacaggtaactttatgctttgagtaggtacttttgtcacccatgTGCAATTtgtggacgcgactagcactaaccactgcacaatgagactgctgactgactggctcactcaactcgtgcatgaatcgcgtgTGCCTTCCCCACGCTGCATATCCCGTGGGCCCGCCTGTGCCATGTCTCCCGTCGCCTGaccgactgacaccccccacttcttctaacaccacttcttcaaaatagactcgcccaggctgaaaacctacttctgcgcacgggccacgaagtttcaatctcactgtacgtgcgcacccgcacgtggtattttgtggaagagccacactcaaggggccaaagagccgcatgtggctcgcgagccgtggtttgctgaccattgCCCTAGGCAACCCTTGGGATCATCGGAGGCCTTTGGGACATAGGAAAGTCTGGTAGGCATATTAACCTGGGCTCTGTCTGCAAGAATGACTGGCAAGGAGCCACAAAGGATGGACAGTCCAGACACAAACACAGCTCCAGCAAAGACCCTCTGCTGGTCATGCCTGTATCAGAGGCCCTCCTAACAAATTTCCCACTtacctcttttctctccttcaggTTGGTCACCATGACAATGGTGGCTGTGTTTTGTTCCCAGATCATCCTCCAAAAATCATTTACCGTTTCTTCTTTTGGTCCTAAAGCAGCCAATAGCAAAAATGAGAACCCATGGCAAGGGGAAGAAAGATGCTGGGAAATTTGAAACATTCATTCTTGACTTTGGAAGCCTGTGCCCACATATCTCCAGCTAAATATCTAATACATtgatccacccacccacctgctaACTGAACATTCCCCATGTATCCACCAGGCACTTCACTAAAAAGTGAAGTCGGAGTGGGAGGCTGTCAAAATATAAAGAGAACATGAACAATGTCTCCCAAAGATATATTGTTGAGATTAGAAAGCATGACTATTCACTCAATATCACATTATGGGCCAGATAGTGAGCTAAGTGTTTTATATCTCATTTACTTCTTTCCACCATGCTCTGAGGTAGGTGTCATCAACCACAGAGGGGTTAGGTGACTTGCTCAGACTGGAATTTAAAATTTACTTCCCACACAGTCCTTCCCAGAAAGCCACTAGAAGATTTCCAAACAAAAATGAGGGAgccaacaaagaaagagaaagagatggaatcTAACATATAAAGGAGACTAAAGCTATCCAGAATGGCAAAAGAAAGAAGGTTCTTGAAGGATcccaagataaaaaaataaactccatGTATCTGAATTCTTGAGAGAATATATTTCtagagaagaatttttttttgcgggggggagtggagggagaatCAATGTTAGCTATATAAAAAAGTAAGTGAATAGGAAAAAAGGGTAATCATTAACTCTCAGAAAAGAGAAAACCAAAAATTGTACCAAAAAACTCATACATTATGTGCTTCAGTGGTTAATAATATTGGTATAGTAATAATGTAAACAACAAATGTTATCTTAACCTCAAATTGTAATTTAACTCTATTGGGAAGAgtgggcaatgggggaaaaaggagacatatgtaatactttaaataaagaattaaattaaaaaaaaagagtggggaAAAGAGACATGTATATGCATGTCTGTCTGATTGAGTGTGAGGTTGTTTGTAAGAGAATTAAATAAAGTATATCATCTACCCATAAGGAATCAACAGATAAAAATGGTTACATTAGATTAAAAGAGTaagggagaaagggggaagaacattatttttataacctTTGTAATCACTTTGACTTCCTTAAAATTTATATTCCCCttggtaaaaatgaaaaaaaaattacaaagaaaaacaatgataGAAGTGAACATATGCCAGAAAGATATACAGAAGAGTAATTGTTTCACTGCCTGGCAAGGTCAGGACAAATCTACTAGAGTAGGTGACATCTGAGTTATATGTTAGGGTAGATCAGTGGATGGGAGCTtagagaggaagcagggagaaTAGGCACTCCAGGCAGAGGTACAGGCGGCTGGCAGCAAGAAAGAGAGCACGAGATACCCAGCGATGTAATGAATTCAGTGAGGTAACTGTGTAGAGTGCATGGAGTGGTGGAAGATGGAGCTGGAAAGATAGGTAAGGTACAAGGCCTGTCCTTGTACCTTAACTTCCCAATAGAGTTAAATTACAATTTGAAAGATAGATAATGGAAAATCATGAGGATCATGACATAAGTTTTCCTCGAAAAAGAACATTCTGGTGGAAAGAGTGCAAGGAGCAAGGGTGAGGGGTAGAGGAATCAATCAGTAGGCTGTAACAGAGCTGGAAGAAAAGATGGGAGTAAGGCAATGTGTCAGAGAAGAGAGATTTTGAAGATGGAAATAAGAGGACTAGTcattagaccagccgtgggcaaactacggcccgtttgaaatgaataaaactaaaaaaaacaacaaccgtacccttttatgtaatgatgtttactttgaatttatattagttcacacaaacactccatccatgcttttgttccggccctctggtccagtttaagaacccattgtggccctcgagtcaaaaagtttgcccaccgctgcaTTAGACTAAGGGACAGGTAGAAGATCTGGATTATCCTAAACTGGCTTGGTTAACTGGGTAGATTACATTCCAGTCATGGTGATGGCCAAAGAATACAGGAGGAAAGCAGTCTGGGGTCTAAGGAAGAGTCATTTTTTAGTTTCTGATGTTAAATCTAAAGAGTATGTAGGGGTATCCAGGTGGAAGAGTACAAAACTAGTTTGAAAATGTGGCTTAGGAGAGGTCAAGAGAGGCAGCAGCCAGAGGTGAGTATTAGATGAGCTGTCTCAAAGAGAATACAGAAAACAGAAGGGGCCAGACAGAGAATGCTGAGGGCTCTCAGCATCATTCAGTTCAGATAGAATAAAAACCCTGGGAAGGAGATAAGAAGGAGCAGATGGAGAGGCAAGAGAACTGAGAGAAAATGGTGCCATGAAAGACAGAGATGGAGTTTCAAGGAAGCAGTCACCCACACATTTAGGAAGAAGCTACATTTAAGGGGCAGAATGAAGAATAAGAGCCAGGGAAAGAATATTTAGAAAAGTGAGAAAAATCAAGGTAACTGAACATCAAGAAATAACGGAGGAGTTTCAAGGAGTGTGAAGTACGGTGGAAAGGCTTAAGAGGACGGGACTTTGAAAAAAAGtcaaccaggaagtcacaggagACCTTAATTCACAAAGATTTTAGTGTCAACAAAGTCCTATGGCAAATAATGAGAGGAAAAGACTGCACATGGTTGTTGGTGCCAAAATCATCACTGAGTAGGTGTTAGCACAATTGGGCCTTAGAAGACAGATCTGAATTGACAGATGGctacagaggaagagaaagcaggGCCTGGTTATGTAAAAGCCTGACCCCAGTGGGAGACTGTGAGGGTAAGGAGGATCTGAGGCTTTTCCTAACTTACTTTACCTCAATCTCTATTTTATGTCTAATAGAACTTTCTGTAATGGTGAAAATGTTTTCTATCTGCACTACTATGTCACACCATGTGTGTATAGCCTTCTCCAGTCTTTTTATACATGTAGCTAGTGAGCCTTAAAATGTGACTACTATAATTGAAgaactgaatttaaaattttagttaattaaatttttacttttaaatagccacatgtggctattggctACTGTATTAAAAACATAGCCACTTACCAAAATTTATGCTTGTTTCCCTGTACATTGTCCTCCACTAACTAAAGGGTCCATGGTACTGGGTCCCTGCTCTGAGTTTCCTAGAccacttatctatactaataaaagggtaatatgctaattagaccagaccggacgtccttctggacaaagctgcagtggctgcgagggctgagccccttgcttgaatttcgtgcatccggcctctagtctattaataaTAGTGGAGCTCAGGCCCACGAGTGGCAGGGAGGAAATGAGCCAGCCCATTTCCCAGGCTAGACCCTATTTCTGACCCTGGGAGGTGGCCAATCCTTTCTGGAGATTGATTACAAATTCAAATTCTGAGCAGCCTAACTAGAACCTCATGTTCCCAAAGGGTCACACCATGTGTGTATAGCCTTCTCCAGTCTTTTTATGCACACTTACAAAAGGACTTCTTTTAAATGACCCCTGGATACTAAATCATCAAGTTCAAGGCCTTTAGTTATAAAATTGCAAGGtggattacatttttttttcagatagtaATCTTTATAGAAAGGCTACTACATTCAGATTAATCTATTTAGCATTTGGAAGAAATAACCCAAACCCACTATGAGCTCATGGATAAGCCTGAGtaaaaaattatcattaattACTTGCTGAGCCAGAGTGGCTctatggttgagcattgacctataaaccaggaggtcacagctcgattcctggtcagtgcacatgcccaggttgcaggttcaatccccagtagggggaaggcaggaggcagctgatcaat is a window of Myotis daubentonii chromosome 8, mMyoDau2.1, whole genome shotgun sequence DNA encoding:
- the PTPRA gene encoding receptor-type tyrosine-protein phosphatase alpha isoform X7, with protein sequence MADDNKLFREEFNALPACPIQATCEAASKEENKEKNRYVNILPYDHSRVHLTPVEGVPDSDYINASFINGYQEKNKFIAAQGPKEETVNDFWRMIWEQNTATIVMVTNLKERKECKCAQYWPDQGCWTYGNIRVSVEDVTVLVDYTVRKFCIQQVGDMTNRKPQRLITQFHFTSWPDFGVPFTPIGMLKFLKKVKACNPQYAGAIVVHCSAGVGRTGTFVVIDAMLDMMHTERKVDVYGFVSRIRAQRCQMVQTDMQYVFIYQALLEHYLYGDTELEVTSLETHLQKIYNKIPGTSNNGLEEEFKKLTSIKIQNDKMRTGNLPANMKKNRVLQIIPYEFNRVIIPVKRGEENTDYVNASFIDGYRQKDSYIASQGPLLHTIEDFWRMIWEWKSCSIVMLTELEERGQEKCAQYWPSDGLVSYGDITVELKKEEECESYTVRDLLVTNTRENKSRQIRQFHFHGWPEVGIPSDGKGMINIIAAVQKQQQQSGNHPITVHCSAGAGRTGTFCALSTVLERVKAEGILDVFQTVKSLRLQRPHMVQTLEQYEFCYKVVQEYIDAFSDYANFK
- the PTPRA gene encoding receptor-type tyrosine-protein phosphatase alpha isoform X6, which codes for MTTNSSERNSTFFVELDKLILKFIWRRKDSRIAKTFLKKKNKALPACPIQATCEAASKEENKEKNRYVNILPYDHSRVHLTPVEGVPDSDYINASFINGYQEKNKFIAAQGPKEETVNDFWRMIWEQNTATIVMVTNLKERKECKCAQYWPDQGCWTYGNIRVSVEDVTVLVDYTVRKFCIQQVGDMTNRKPQRLITQFHFTSWPDFGVPFTPIGMLKFLKKVKACNPQYAGAIVVHCSAGVGRTGTFVVIDAMLDMMHTERKVDVYGFVSRIRAQRCQMVQTDMQYVFIYQALLEHYLYGDTELEVTSLETHLQKIYNKIPGTSNNGLEEEFKKLTSIKIQNDKMRTGNLPANMKKNRVLQIIPYEFNRVIIPVKRGEENTDYVNASFIDGYRQKDSYIASQGPLLHTIEDFWRMIWEWKSCSIVMLTELEERGQEKCAQYWPSDGLVSYGDITVELKKEEECESYTVRDLLVTNTRENKSRQIRQFHFHGWPEVGIPSDGKGMINIIAAVQKQQQQSGNHPITVHCSAGAGRTGTFCALSTVLERVKAEGILDVFQTVKSLRLQRPHMVQTLEQYEFCYKVVQEYIDAFSDYANFK